The genome window AATTCTTTCGTTGTTGTAGCTGCCAGTTGAAATTAAAAAATGTGCGTGTAGTCGTTTGATTTTCATGGTGGTGATAAAATACTTCTGTCTGAGTTGTCGAATGCGATCGCACTCCCAAAAAAGCGCGATCGCATAAATTACCATTCATTCTCGCGTCCCAACTGCAATAGCTCTTGCAGCATCTTGTTGCCCTCGTTCCAATTACGCCCTCCTTTTTTGAGAATTTTCTCGATAATGTAAGTCTCGTTGCAGCCAACTTCCATCAAAGCTTTCACCGCTAAATATAGGTTTTTCTCGTCAGTGGAAGTGGAAGTTGATGCCACATGTTCTGCGCTGTCCTCTGTGTACAAGTGTTCCAGAGATTTGGTTAACTCGGATCTGACTTTCGGGGCATAAGTCGGTGCAGCACCGTAAATTTCATAAAGTGCCTGCTCCTGCTGTTGGGTATGCAACGCGATTTCGGTTTGTTCGAGTTCCTGGTTCATTGCTTGCAATGCACCTCGACGAGCATCGGCAATCATCAGTCGCCGCGACTCACCAACAAGCTGCACTACCGCAGTGATTGCCAAACTATAAGAAATGCCCTTGCCAATTTTTGGCAGGGGAGATAGTGCAGCCAGCCAAAACGCGATCGCACTCGCTAACAAGCAATTGCTTTTTACCCACCGATCAACCATGATAAGATGCCTCCCAAAAGCAACGAGCCCCCAATTGCCATCAAAAGCGCGTAGTAATCAGGCTCGGATAGCTTAAAAAACGGTCTAACAGCGTCATCCGTAAATAGTGCTAGCACCAACAAGAACGCTGCAACAATATATACAATCCACATCACCCGGAATAAAGCTGGATGCAGCGCCCCCAGCCAAGCGATAAAGCTGGAGGCGATACAGCCACAGAGAAACCAGGCTCCTAGGTGTACCGCCTTTGCCATTGGTTTAGTATTTATCCTTGACTTTGGCTTTCAACTCTTCAATCCGACGCTGTGCAGAATTGTCAGCACGGTCTAAACCGATACCAAGCTTGGCGTATTCCGGGCGTTGGGCATGTAAAGCACGGGCGGTTTTGACATCAGAGCGTTTTTTGGTAAGTTCGTTTTCAGCAACACCTCTAATGTAGCCACGGTGCGCGACATGAACCTCTGCGTCACTAATTTCTAGCTTTTTCAGTGACTTGTAAGCGCGTTTTGCTTGTTTGGCTTCTTGTGCTTTTTGAGTTGCTAGTTTTTTGAGCGCATCCGCTTCAGTTTTGTTAAAGTAGCGTGGTGTATCGCTCACGGGTGCAGTCCTCACCGTTTCCCAACTTCCCGCGTTCATAGGGTTGATGACGGTTGGATCTGTAGGGCATAGCACCTTCTGACTATCAATGGCATGTCCGCCACTGGCTAGAGATGAAGAATCATTCGTGTTGCCGGAAGCTTTGCCCCTTCCGGTGATGCGTGCCAGCATTCCCATAATTTATTCCTTACAAACTCTATTTTTGACCGATACAAGCTGCTAAACGGGTTTCAAGCCCCTCCATTTATGGATGGAGAACAGCAAAAATGTATTTCGAGACACGTAGGGCAAGAAATACTACGTCCTTATTTCAAGCCCCTCCATTCATGGATGGGGTTTCACAGATTGCCCCCTTCCCCCAGCAAGAACTGCCTCTTGTTGACTTGTTATAACTGCTGTTGGTCGGTTTGCATCTGTCGCAGTTGCTGTTGATCTGCGCTCTGGTAGGTGCTGATTGCACCGAGCGCCAATCCGCTAACCAAAGCAGCTGCAATAAAGACGAACGTTGCACCCGCAACCGGGCTTGGCGCTGGTGTGGTTTCGACTTCTTCTGGGTAAAATTCCCCAGTAAATGGTATGATTTTTCTAGATTTGGACTGATGTTTATTCACCTTCTCCCTCTAATAAAAGTGGTTGGTAGGTGGGCAATAGCAGGTGAGAGGTGCCGGCGTTAAGGGCACTTCTCACGCTATTGGTGACGATTCCTCTATCCTCTGCTGTTGGATTGCAGCGCATTTGTTTGATGCGCTGTAGCGTGCGAAGCGGTAGCATTTGGTAATAAGCACGCGCTAACTGCTGCGAATCTTGCTCTAGCAGCGCTTCAAGCAAATCATCCGCATCAAAATTTGCAACACCAGGCGTTGCATTTTCTCCCGCAGTTTTGCGCGATCGCAACAGTTCCAACCCCGCAACAGTCCACATTTTGCGTCCGGTATCTTCAATA of Tolypothrix sp. NIES-4075 contains these proteins:
- a CDS encoding helix-turn-helix domain-containing protein — its product is MQLYTTPEASKETGVPEGTIRSWLSRYPGVFQVDVHIIIEDTGRKMWTVAGLELLRSRKTAGENATPGVANFDADDLLEALLEQDSQQLARAYYQMLPLRTLQRIKQMRCNPTAEDRGIVTNSVRSALNAGTSHLLLPTYQPLLLEGEGE